The DNA sequence TAAGCTGTATCAGGACAAGTAAAGATTGTTGAAATTATCTGGTGTTTAATTTATTTTAAATTTGATTTTACAAACTCACTAATTATAACTTCAGAGGAGTTAAATCTAAATGCTCATCAATTAAATCCGCAAGAGAATCGAGAATTTTTTCCCTTTGTTGGCGATAATTAGCAATTCCAGTGGGTAGAGATGGTAAACCTCTTTTCAGTCGCAAAGTGTTTAACCATGCCCGTCTCCATGCACCATTATCAAAAATTCCATGTAAATAACAACCCCATACGGATTGATTATCATTAACTAAACCTAGGGTTGGATCGTCAAAAAGACTGTTATAACCGATTTTTCTTTGTCGGCTCAGAGCAGGTATTACTTCTGTATAACCTTGGTGAATTTCATAGCCGTCCACAGGTAATCCTTTTTGGGGATAGTTAGCGTTTACTTCCCTTTGCCGAGTGATTTTTTCTACTTTTAATGTGGTTTGAATGGGTAACAAATCTAGTCCTTGACAAGATTCCTTAAGGTTTTCTAAGTGATCTGGATCTAAGACTTGATGTCCTAACATTTGGAAGCCTCCACAAATGCCAAATACTGTTCCTCCTGATTCTACATACTCTTGAATTTGAGCTTTCATTCCCGTGTTTTCCAAAACCATTAAATCGGGAATTGTGGTTTTTGTACCAGGTATAATTACAGCATCAGGATAACCAAGAGGTTGATCTGGTTCAATATACTCAATTAAAAGGCTTTCTTCCGCTTCAAGGGGGTCAAAGTCGGTGAAATTGGAAATGCGAGGTAATTTGATGACGGCTATTTTTAGTTGATAATTAATTTTACGGCTAGGGCGTTCTAGTAATCCTAAAGAATCTTCTGCAGGTAAGTGAGAATCAAACCAAGGAATAACCCCTAAAACTGGTATTTTAGTATATTCTTCCAGCCATTTTAACCCGGGATCTAAAATAGATTTATCCCCTCTAAACTTATTAATAACAATTCCTTTAACGAGCGATCGCTCTTCTGGTTCTAGCAATTCTAATGTACCAACAATATGAGCAAAAACCCCACCTTTTTCAATATCTGCGATTAGAATAGTATCTGCTTTAAGATGCTTGGCAATACGCATATTAGTTAAATCTCTATGTTTAAGATTAACTTCTACTGGACTACCTGCACCTTCACAAATGATTAAATCAAATTCTCGGCTTAGAGTATCTAAACTTTCGCTTATGGCTTGCCAACCTTTTTCAAAATAGTTTTCATAATATTCTTTAGCGTTGGTAACTCCGACAGATTCTCCTTTGATAATAACCTGAGAAGTCATATTACCTTGAGGTTTTAAAAGAATCGGATTCATTTCTACCCTTGGTATTGTTTTCGCCGCCCATGCTTGTAAGGCTTGAGCGTAGCCAATTTCCCCTGTGGTAGCGGTAACATAAGCATTCAAAGCCATATTCTGACCCTTAAAGGGAGTAACTAACCATCCTTTACGCCACATTAAGCGACATAGGGCGGTTACTAAAGATGATTTACCTGTGTGAGATGCAGTTCCCACTACCATTATTGCTTTCATCGGATTATTCTCAGTTGGATGTTAGACCGTATTAATACTTAGAAGGAATTGAAATAAGACTAACTTAATACCTATAAGGGGTTGAAATGATTCTCTATTCCTTTTCCTCTTAAGTATCGTGAAAAAGTCTAAAAAAATCAATAGAATTCTCGAAAAATTAGGGTGGTAGAGGGCGGTTAAGAATAAAGGATGAAGATAAAATTAATTCTTAACTCTTAAATTATGATTGATAATTACTAATCCCTTCTTAATAATTGAAATATTATTTTTTCCCTTCTGGGAAACGATCAATTTCCACAGTGCCATAAAAGACGAATTCTTTATCTTTTACTCTAGCTCGATCGACTCTTAACCTACTACCATCGAGTTTAAATTTGTCTAAATCAAGTAAATTATTGACATGATCTAATATAGCTTTGCTTAATTGAATTGAGTTTTCTTCCCCTTCAAATTTAGGGTTAATAAACTGAATTTTAGTTCTACCTTCAGTATGTAATTCTGTTTGCATATTAATGGGAATATAATTAGTATTATCCCCTACTTTGATTTCTGATTGAATATTAATGGATTTATCTGAGTTAACGGTTATTTGAGTATTTTGAAAATGAAGGGATTGCCCTTGATATTGTAATCTTTGCAGTTTTTCGATAATAAAAGGAGTGTTAAAAGAGCGAGTTAAATCTTCTTCTGTTAAGACAATTCTCATGGTGGCTTGAGTTGGTTGTCTCAATTTGACTTTGCCACTAAAAATAGCACTAAAGTCGATGGAAATAGCTTGTAAGTATAACTCCATTGCTTCTAAACGCAATCCGTTATACATCACCATTCCTTTGCCTACAAAATCAAAACCATCAATACTCCCTTGTAATATTTTAGCGATAGGTTCAGCTCTCACATTGGCTTCTAGTTTGCCTGTTTTTTTAAATAAGGCTGCGATCGCTGTTGTAACTACTTTACTGACGATTTGATCGCCACTTTGTCCTGGAAAAGGTAAACTACCAAACACGATTGCTGACATTGTTTTATTTATCTTTACAGTAACCTATCTTAACATTAAGAAATATTAAAATCTGTTAATTAATATTAACTTATCTTCGGGGTAATCATTGAAAGTAATTAGTAATGGGTCTTATAAGTTAAGGTGATGATGGAGTAAAAATAGGGGATTAGGGTGTTAGGGGCAATACCTTCACCAATTTTACATCAATAAAAAAGCGA is a window from the Cyanobacterium sp. Dongsha4 genome containing:
- the cobQ gene encoding cobyric acid synthase CobQ, with the translated sequence MKAIMVVGTASHTGKSSLVTALCRLMWRKGWLVTPFKGQNMALNAYVTATTGEIGYAQALQAWAAKTIPRVEMNPILLKPQGNMTSQVIIKGESVGVTNAKEYYENYFEKGWQAISESLDTLSREFDLIICEGAGSPVEVNLKHRDLTNMRIAKHLKADTILIADIEKGGVFAHIVGTLELLEPEERSLVKGIVINKFRGDKSILDPGLKWLEEYTKIPVLGVIPWFDSHLPAEDSLGLLERPSRKINYQLKIAVIKLPRISNFTDFDPLEAEESLLIEYIEPDQPLGYPDAVIIPGTKTTIPDLMVLENTGMKAQIQEYVESGGTVFGICGGFQMLGHQVLDPDHLENLKESCQGLDLLPIQTTLKVEKITRQREVNANYPQKGLPVDGYEIHQGYTEVIPALSRQRKIGYNSLFDDPTLGLVNDNQSVWGCYLHGIFDNGAWRRAWLNTLRLKRGLPSLPTGIANYRQQREKILDSLADLIDEHLDLTPLKL
- a CDS encoding DUF2993 domain-containing protein, whose product is MSAIVFGSLPFPGQSGDQIVSKVVTTAIAALFKKTGKLEANVRAEPIAKILQGSIDGFDFVGKGMVMYNGLRLEAMELYLQAISIDFSAIFSGKVKLRQPTQATMRIVLTEEDLTRSFNTPFIIEKLQRLQYQGQSLHFQNTQITVNSDKSINIQSEIKVGDNTNYIPINMQTELHTEGRTKIQFINPKFEGEENSIQLSKAILDHVNNLLDLDKFKLDGSRLRVDRARVKDKEFVFYGTVEIDRFPEGKK